From a region of the Candidatus Pantoea bituminis genome:
- the mlaD gene encoding outer membrane lipid asymmetry maintenance protein MlaD, whose translation MQSKKSEIWVGVFMIMALLAMLFLCLRVADLKSMGTDPTWKLFATFDNIGGLKVSSPVKVGGVVIGRVTDISLEPKTLLPRVTMDISDQYADKISDTSSLAIRTQGLLGEQFLSLNLGFDDPELGSAMLKDGDTLRDTKSALVLEDLIGQFLYKSGDNKDNNDNKDAQGSTNAAAAPVQP comes from the coding sequence ATGCAAAGCAAAAAAAGCGAAATCTGGGTTGGCGTATTCATGATCATGGCGTTACTGGCCATGCTATTTCTCTGCCTGCGCGTAGCAGATCTTAAATCTATGGGGACCGATCCCACATGGAAGCTGTTCGCGACCTTCGACAACATTGGTGGCTTGAAAGTCAGCTCACCCGTCAAAGTGGGTGGCGTGGTTATTGGTCGCGTTACAGATATTTCTCTTGAACCGAAAACGCTGCTGCCGCGTGTCACCATGGATATCAGCGACCAGTACGCGGATAAAATCTCCGATACCAGTTCACTGGCGATTCGTACGCAAGGCTTGTTGGGTGAGCAATTTCTGTCGTTAAATCTAGGGTTTGACGATCCCGAGCTGGGCTCGGCGATGCTGAAAGATGGCGACACGTTACGCGATACTAAGTCGGCGCTGGTGCTGGAGGACCTGATCGGTCAATTCCTGTATAAGAGCGGCGATAATAAAGACAATAACGATAATAAGGATGCGCAGGGCAGTACCAATGCTGCTGCGGCACCGGTTCAACCTTAA